The Fundidesulfovibrio soli sequence GCCTCCATGGGCTGCGCCAAGGAGGGCCTTGTTTTCAAGGCCGCTGGCTGCGGGCGGATGAATCTCATACAGAACCAGTTCGACACCGGCGCCCAGAACATGGCCATGCTCGAATCGCTCTTCACTAGGAACGGCGTTGTCCTGGCGGCCCAGGACGTCGGGGGCACCATCCCCCGAACGCTCATGCTGGATGTGGAAACAGGCAAAGTGACCATCACATCTCAGGGACAGGAGTGGGAAATATGACGTTGCGTGACCAGATCATCTCCCGCATGGAGCAGTTGCCCCAGATGCCCGCGCCAGTCATGCGGATCATGGCCTACCTCTCCAAACCCGACGCGGACCTTGGCGAACTGGCCACGGCCATCGAATACGACCCGGGGCTCACGGTGAACGTGCTGCGCATGGCGAACTCCAGCTTCTTCGGCGGCGCGGGCGGCATTACCACCGTGCGCGACGCCCTCTTCCGCCTGGGCACCCGCCGGGTGGTCCAGCTGGTGATCGCCTCGGGCGTGGCCCCCCGCACCCAGCCCGCGGTGGCGGGCTACAAGCTGAACGAGGGCGAGCTGCTGCGCCACAGCATCGCCGTGGGCACGGGCGCCGAGGTCCTCGCGCGGGAGCTGGGCCTGCGCGCGCCGGACTATACCTTCACAGCCGGGCTGCTGTGCACCATCGGCAAGATCGTGCTGGGCAAGTTCCTCGAGGTGGACGCGGACCAGCTGCTGGCCCTCTCCTACAACGAGAACATCCCCTTCGAGGAGGCCGAACGCAGGCTCCTGGGCATCGACCACGCCGAGCTTGGGGCCATGATGCTCAGGCGCTGGGAATTGCCCGCACCCATAGTCAACTGCGTGCGCTGGTACCTGGACCCCGCCGCGGCCCCGGCCGAGGAGCGCGACGATGCCCTGGACCTGATCCACGTTGGCCACGTCATGGCCACCATGGCCGGCATCGGCCAGGGGCTCGAAGGCATGCGCTCCACCGTCTGCCAGGAGTGCTTCGATCGCCTGAAGCTCACCCAGGACGCCATGATCGCCTCCATGGCGCAGGTGGTCAACGCCCTGGCCGAGATCGAGGTCATCCTGTCAAGAACTGGGGCCTGAGCCGTCAGGCGCCCTACCCGGCCACGGCCCGCAGGACGCCCGAGTCGTTGGGCCCCCTGAAGTCGAGCCGGGTCACGTCCGTGAAGCCCGCCGCCGCCAGCATGGCCCGCAGCTGCCCCTCGCTGTAGGACTGCCCGCCCTGCGTGCCCAGCAGCATGTTCAGCGAGAACAGCGCCGGAAACAGGGGGCCGTCCATGGCGTCGTCCAGCAGGAACTCGTGGATGAACAGCAGCCCGCCGGGCCTGAGCGCCCGCGCCGCCTTGGCGATGATCGTCCCGCACTCCTCCGGGGTCTGGGCGTGCAGGATCTGCGAGAGCCAGGCCACGTCGAATCCGCCGGGAATCTCATCTTCCAGATAATCCCCCGCGACGAAACCCACCCGGTCCCCAACGCCGTGGCGGGCGGCCACCTCCCGCGCGAAGGCCTCCGAGGTGGGCAGGTCGTACACGGTGGCCCTGAGCCCCGGGTTGGCCAGGCAGAAGTGCGCCGCGTAGGTGCCGGGGCCGCCGCCAAGGTCCAGCAGCGTGGCCGCGCCGCCCAGGTCCAGGCTTTTGGCCAGGCCCGGGGCGATTGCCGAGGCCAGGTTGTACATGCCCATCAGGAAGTCCTCGCGCCCTTCCTCCTTTGCGGAGTCTGAGCGGCGGATGGGCATGCCCGTGCGGACCGCCTCGGGCAGCCTGGCCCAGGAGGCCATCAGACGGTGGTGGTGGCGGATGATGAAGCCGATGTAGTCCGGAGAGGACTTCACCAGGTACCGCGCCGCCGCGCCTTGCAGAGAGTAGGCCTCTGCGTCCTTGTCCAGCAGCCCCATGGCGCACAGCGCGTCCAGGAGCATGCCCAGGGCCCGGGCGTCGCAACCCAGGCGGGCGGCGAGGGGGGCGGCGGCCAGAGGGCCTTCCGCCAGTGGGCTGAACACGTCGAGCATGGCCCCGGCGTGCAGGGCGCAGGTCTGCCAGTAGCACCCCGAGGCCTGCAGCAGGTCGCCCGGGCTGGTGTCGGAAAAGGCCATGTGTTGCCTCCATTTCACCCTGGGGGGAACTTCGTCGGCGGGTCCTGACATGACGGCGGGGGGCCAGGCCCCCCGCCGGATCGAAACCTCGTCTATTTCGCGGGAACCAGTTCCTTGCCGCAGGCGCACTTTCCGGGACTCTGGCTGACGTAGTTGCAGTCGCAACCCGCCCCGCAGCCACAGACATACTTTCCGGTCATGGGGAACGTCTCCTCCTCGCCCTTGACCTTGAAAATGGCATTGTCTCCTTCGATCCTGAGCACCTTCGACGGCACCATCTCCTTGTTGCACGTGCATTTCGCCGGTTTCATGGACATCGATTTGCAAGGACACGACGAGCCGCATCCGCACACGTAAACCGTATCGCCGACCTTCAGCGCAGGCTTCTGGCTTTCCGGCGCCGCCGCGAAAACGACCGTTGCCAAGGACATCAGGAAGATGACCGCCAGGCATGATACCAATTTTTTCACTTCGCACCTCCGGCTTGTTGGGGTTACCGGGCACGCCGACGCATCAGGACCTATTATTCATCATAAAACTTTATCTTCGCCCAAGTCGAATTGTCAACAGCACAGCGTGCCGTAGCGTTCCCGTTGCGTGCCAACCCGTTCCGCACCCAACATGCCGCATTATGGGGGAATCGCTCAAAACCGCACGGCGAATCAGCCGGGGCCGCAGGCGCCCCGCCCTCATGGCCTAGAGAACGGGCATCACGACCCGGCCCGCCCGCAGCCTCCAAATTCCCGACAGACTGAGTTGATTATTCGATTCGAGTTCACTACAGAATAGACCAAAGCTCCATTAGGAACCGGCGGAGCAGCAATCTTGCGGTGCGCGGCCCGGCTTGCTGCGTTCTGCCCCTCCCCCGGGGACATTGCCTGGGGGGATCAGGGCGGCCCGAAAACAACACCCGACAGCACGGAGGAGCGGAGATGACCATGAACAGACGCGGCTTCATCAAAACCGCCGGAGTGGGCGGCGCGCTGCTGCTCACCTACCCCGGGAGCGGCGTCCTCGCTGCCGCAGGCGCGGATCAGGGCTTCAGCTTCGTGCAGTTCGCGGACACCCACGTGGGCTACGCCAACCCCTCCGTCAACCCCGACGCCTCGGTGAGCCTGCGGAAGGGCGTGGACTGGGTGAACGCCATGACCCCCCCGCCGGACTTCGTGGTCTTCACCGGGGACCTGACCCACACCACGGACGACCCGCTGGAGCGCAGGCGCCGCTTGACCGAGTTCAAGCGCATCGCCGGCGGCCTCAAAGTCAAGTCGGTGTACTTCCTGCCGGGCGAGCACGACGCCGCGCTGGATTGGGGCGAGGCCTACAAGGAGATCCTGGGCAAGACCCACTACATGTTCCAGCACAAGGGCGTGCACTTCCTGGCCGTCGACAACGTCTCGGACCCGGCTGGCAGCGTGGGCGAGGCGCAACTGGCCTGGATCGCGGCGGAGCTCGCCCGCATCCCCAAGACCGACCCGCTGGTGGTGCTGACCCACAGGCCGCTCTTCGACCTCCTCCCCGAATGGGACTGGGCCACCAAGGACTCAGCCAAGGTGCTTGCCCTGTTGGAATCCCACCCCCACGTGACCGTGCTGTACGGGCACATCCACCAGGAGCACCACCAGCAGACCGGGCACATCGGCCAGCACGCGGGCATGAGCACGGCCTACCTGCTGCCCGCCCCCGGCTCGGTGCCCAAGAAGGCCCCCGTGCCCTGGGACGCCTCCGCGCCCTACAAGGGCATGGGCGCGAGGACCGTGCAGGCCGGCGTGACCAAGCCCGTCCCGACGTTCACCGAAAAGCCCATGGCGGGCATGTAGCCGTGCGGCGGCCATCCCTGCTGCGTTGTGCGGCGGCGCTGCTGCTGGCGTTCTGGGCCGCGCTGCCCGCCAGCCCCGCCTGGGCCCAGGGGACGGAGGAGGTGGTGCGGATCACCGCCAAGAGGTTCGACTTCGCCCCCGCCGAGATCGTGTTGACCAAGGGCAGGCCAGTGGTGCTGGAGCTGACCAGCGCGGACAGGCTCCACGGGTTCAAGTGCCCCGCCCTGGGCATCCGTGTGGATGTGGAGCCGGGCAAGGTGACGCGCGTGCCCCTGACGCCGGACAAGGCCGGGAGCTTCCCCTTCGTCTGCGACGTGTTCTGCGGCGAGGGGCACGACGAGATGTCCGGGGTGATCGTGGTCAAAGAGTGAGGAGCCCAGGGAGCTAGTCGAAGTCGGCCAGCAGCGCGCCCACGTGCACCTGCCCGAACAGCACCCAGGAGGAGTACTTGCTGCGGATGCGCCACAGGCCCTGCTGCAGCTGGTCCGAGGCGATGCCGTTGCGCAGGGCGGTGTAGGCTTCCAGGAAGGCGGCCAGGGAGTCGCAGACCTTGAGCAGATCGCCGTCCTTGGGGTCGTACTGGTCGGCGTTGTAGAAGGCCTGCAGTTCGTTCGCGCTCACCCGCTGCACTTCGCCGTCCAGGGTGGCGCAGGCCTGGAACTCCGAACCCACCGAGAGCCCCAGGAAGAAGGAGAGCCTGTCCACTAGGTCGGGGAAGCCGCCCCGGCGCAGCGGCTCCAGGATCACGCGCTCCAGCTCCAGCTCCTCGTATTCCTTGATGAGGTCGCCGATGGTCTCAACGGACTGCTTCACCGGGGAGATGATGTCGCGCGTGAGCAGCTCGGGCAGGTCGTGGAAGAGGCCGCCGAAGAAGTTGTTCTGGGCCCTGGCCGGGCAGGCCCCGATGGAGAGCGAGAAGAAGTAGGCGTAGCAGGCCACGATGAACATGTGCCCGAGCACCGAGGTCTCGGGGATGCGCGGCGTCTGGGACCAGCGCTTCTGGAAGCGCAGCTGCCCGCAGACCTGCGCGAAGTGCCCCACCGGGGTGCGGCCCTGGCCGAAGAGCCCCTCCAGCAGGTCGGAGACGCCCGCCAGGTCGGCGTTCTTCTTCAGGCCGTTGCGGAAGGATTCCTCGATGTCCATGAGTTCGGTGTCCTGCCGGTTCATGGACTTGATGAGGTTGTACTCCCAGCCGCTGGCGTAAAGGTGGGCGGCGCTGAGGATGCGCCTGTCCAGCGAGTCCTCCTCGGTGGAGCGCAGATACGCCTGGAGCCGGTCCCAGAAGGGCTCGCCCAAACTGCGCACGCGGGGCTCCAGTTCGGAGAAGACCCAGTCGGTAAGCTGGCGGTAGTGGGCGGGGTTGGCCTTGATGCGGTAGAAAATGGGCGGCTTGATGTCGGTGATGATCAGGCGGTAGAGGTAGTCGAAGATGCCGCCCTCCACTATGCGCGCGCCAAGCTCCACGCGCTCCTCGGCGGGCATGCCGCGCGTGTTGAGCAGAAAGAGCACCCAGGCCACCATCATCTTGTGGGCCTGCTTGTCCACCTCCATGAGCTCGGTCGGCCGGAGCTTGTCGTTCCAGCGCTGCATGGAGGAGCCGGTGAAGATAAGCTGCAGGAGGGACTTGCGCACGTTTGACATAGGATGTAGGTATCCTTCCCCCGCGGAAAGCTCAAGGCGGGAAAATCGAATAAAAGCCGTATTGGGTGTTGACACGGACGACGCAACTCCGTAAAGGACTCGTCTTCCCAGTCGCATGGAGGACATTTCGTCATGAAGACATATAGCCCGAGCAGCAAAGAAATCACCCGTGATTGGGTGATCGTGGACGCCTCCGAACAGGTGCTTGGCCGTTTGGCCAGCATGATCGCGGGCCGTCTGCGCGGCAAGCACAAACCCGAATTCGCCCCCCACATGGACGCGGGTGACTTCGTTGTCGTGGTCAACTGTGAAAAGGTGCAGGTGACCGGCCGCAAGCTCGACCAGAAGATGTACTACCGCCACAGCGGCTGGATCGGGGGCCTGAAAGAGACTGTCCTGAAGGACATGATGGCCACCAAGCCCGACCAGGTGCTGATCAAGGCCGTCAAGGGCATGCTTCCCAAGAACCGTCTGGGCCGCGCCATGCTCAAGAAGCTGAAGGTCTACGCCGGCAGCGAGCATCCCCACACCGCCCAGCAGCCCAAGCCCCTGGCCTAATTCACGGAGCAGAACATGAGCACCGACTTCTTCTACGGAACCGGCCGCCGGAAAACCGCCGTCGCCCGCACCCGCCTCGTCCCCGGCAACGGCCAGATCACAGTCAACGGCCGCGCCATCGATGAGTACTTCCCCCGCAGCGTGCTGCAGGGCATCATCCGTCAGCCCTTCGCCCTGACCAAGACCCTGGGCAAGTTCGACGTGAACGCCACCCTGGACGGCGGCGGCATGTCCGGCCAGGCCGAGGCTCTGCGCCACGGCATCTCCCGCGCCCTGCTGCAGGTCGACGCCGAGTTGCGCCCCGTGCTGAAAAAGGCCGGCCTGCTCACCCGCGACGCCCGCTCCAAGGAGCGTAAGAAGTACGGCCAGCGCGGCGCCCGCGCCAGGTTCCAGTACTCCAAGCGTTAATCGCTGGGGTCCATCGGATCACCAAGGGCTGCTCCTCCTGGAGCAGCCCTTTTTGTGCTGCTGTTTCCACAGCGCCCGCGCTTCTCTTCCTCCCCGCATCACGCTACAACCTTCCGGACAGGAGGGCCCATGGCATCCGACAAACCCACCCCCAAGCTCGTCTTCGCGGACAAGGCCGGCAACATTTATGACCACCCCGAGCTGGACATGCTCGTGCGGCGCGGCGACCAGCTTGGCCTGCCCCGCCCCGACGAGCTGACCCCCCTGCCCCCCGAGAGCGAGCTGTTCCTGCTGCCCGGGCGCTCAGCCCTGGGCTTCGACCCCGAATCCGGCGAGGTGGAGGAGATGGAGGAGCTGGCCGTGGCCGCCTTCGTCTCCCCGGGGCACACGGTCTCGGGCGTCACGGCCTACAAGGCGCGCCCAGGCGCGCCGGTGCTGCCGCTCTTCGCCTACGCCGCCGTGGGCTTCGCGGCCGGGCGCTTCTACGTCTGCGCCAAGCGCGTGGACCAGGACCAGCGCCAGGTGTTCAGCTCCGTGAAGAAGGACAGGATCACCAAAGGCGCGCGGATGCTCATGTCCCGCTTCCCCAAGAACCGCCTGCTGGGCCACCTCTCCAACTGCGCCCTGAACTACTGCTGCCCCGCGGCGCGCAACCTGGCCCTGGGCCGCTTCGAGGCCCCGCTGCCCACCTCCCAGGCCTGCAACGCCCGCTGCGTGGGCTGCCTGAGCCTGCAGGACGAGAGCAGCGGCTTCCCCTCCACCCAGAACCGCATCACCTTCCGCCCCACCCCGCAGGAGGTGGCCGAGGTGATGGCCGTGCACTCCGAGCGCGAGCCGCGCCCCATCCTGAGCTTCGGCCAGGGTTGCGAGGGTGAGCCCCTGACCGAGGCTCCCCTGCTGGCGGAAGCCACGCGCCTGTACCGGGCCGGGGGCGGCAAGGGCACGGTGAACGTGAACACCAACGGCAGCCGCCCCGAGGTGGTGGAGGAGCTCAAGGCCGCCGGGTTCGATTCCATGCGCGTGAGCATGGTCAGCGCGCGCAAGCCCCTCTACGAGGCCTACACCCGGCCCCAGGGCTACGCCTTCGAGCAGGTGGCCGAGACCGTGGCCCGCGCCAAGCAGGCCGGGTTGTGGGTGAGCCTGAACTTTCTGTACCACCCCGGGGTCAGCGACACCGAGGATGAACTGGAGGCCCTGGGCGCGCTCATCGAGGGCAGCCGCGCCGACTTCGTGCAGCTGCGCAACCTGAACCTGGACCCGGACGTATACAAGGGCGTGGTTACGGACAGCGGGGTGGGCTACGGGGCGAGCATGGGGCTGGCGCACTTCATGAAGCGGCTGCGCAAGCGCTGCCCGTGGCTCAAGTTCGGGTATTTCAACCCGTACCTTGTGGATGGGAAAATGCCGGGGTCGGAGCCCGCCGCCGGATAAGGGTCAGGGCGGGCATCACCCGGACGTCTCCGCCGCCGGGACGCCCCGTGTGAAGAAGGCGAGCTTGTCGGCCCGCCGCATGCGCTTGACGCGCAGCTCCAGGCGCAGGGCCTCGGCCCTGTCCGACGCGGGAACGGCGGCAACCAGCTCCACGGGCCTGCGGGACATGGTGTACTTCGCCCCGCCCGCGCGCAGCCCGTTGTGCTCGGCCAGCCTGCGCTCCACGTCGCGGGTGACGCCGCAGTAGAGCGTCCCGTCCGAGCAGCGCAGCAGATAGACGGCCCAGTCCATCGGGTTCACTCTCCCACTGAATTGCACAAGCGGCGCGGGGCCGCTCCATCATATCAAAAAGCCCCCGGCTCTCAGGGAACCGGGGGCTTTTCAATTCATGCGAGGTCAGGCGTTCAGCACGCGCCGCCTTCCGCAGGCACCTCGACCACCACGCGCTCGGAGTCAGGCCCAGCCAGCTTGACGATCTCGCCGATCTTCCAGGCCTGCTCGTGCAGGGCCTTGAGCCGGTTGAGCACGTCTTCCTCCAGGGCCTTGTCCACGACCATGACGTAGCCGACGCCGCAGTTGAAGGTCTGGAGCATCTCGCCCCAGCTCAGGCCGCCGGCCTCCTTGAGCCACTTGAACACGGGGGCCACGTGCCAGCCGGCCATGTTCAGGTGTGCGGCCACGCCGCGCGGCAGGATGCGGGGGATGTTCTCGTAGAAGCCGCCGCCCGTGATGTGGCACATGCCCTTGACCGGGAAATCCCGCAGGATGTTCAGCACGGACTTCACATAGATGCGCGTGGGGGCCAGCAGGGCCTCGGCCACGGTCTGTGAAGCGCCGGGCAGCAGGTCCGCGCCCGTGAGGCCGCTCTCGGCCAGCACCTTGCGGATCAGCGAGTAGCCGTTGGAGTGCGGCCCGGAGGAGGTGATGCCGATGACCGAATCCCCGATGCCGATGGAGGAGCCGTCCACGATCTTGGCGTTGTCCACTATGCCCACGCAGAAACCCGCCAGGTCGTAGTGGCCGGGGGGGTAGAAATCGGGCATCTCGGCGGTCTCGCCGCCCAGCAGGGCGCATCCCGCCTCGGAGCAGCCGTGGGCAACGCCCTTGATCACGCGCTCGGCAACAGCCACGTCGAGCTTGCCGGTGGCGAAATAGTCGAGGAAGAAAAGGGGCTTGGCGCCTTGCACCAGGATGTCGTTGACGCTCATGGCCACAAGGTCGATACCCACGGTGGAGTGGCCCTCGAACTCGAAGGAGAGCAGCAGCTTGGTGCCCACGCCGTCGGTGGAGGAAACGAGGACCGGCTCCTCCATGTTCTGAAGATCGAGTTTGAAAAGGCCGCCGAAACCGCCTATATCGGTGATGACACCCTTGTTGAACGTAGCTTGGGCCAGGGGTTTGATGCGGTCCACCAGATTCGAGGCGGCGACGATATCAACCCCGGCGCGGCGGTAGGCCTCGGCGCGGTCGCTCATGTCTGGAAAGCTCCTTTGCTCGTGATTGGCCTACCCTAAGCCTTCCGCCCCTGAAATTCAAGGAGGCGTTGCATGTTGCCGATGACAACCCCATCCCCCGGGCTCGCGGCCCGAACCATCACCCTCTGGCTGGCGCTCGCCGTCCTGCCGGCCCTCCACGGCCTCCCGCCCGCCTTCGCGCAGGGGGACGACGCCGGGGACCGCCCGCCCTCGACTTTCTCCACCTCGGACCAGCTGCGCATCGGCCAGGACGAACAGGGCGACAGCGTGATGAGCATCCCGCGCAATGCCCCCGCCCAGGACCAGGCCCCCCAGGTGGGGCCGATCTATGTCTATCCCCAGGTGAACACGCAGCCCTACGGCTACCTGCCGCCGGGGCAGCAGCAGCCCCGCCCCAACCCCAACCCGGCGCCAAGAGGACGGCCACAATGAACGCCACACACCCCGCCTCGCTCTGGAAGCC is a genomic window containing:
- a CDS encoding chemotaxis protein CheD, with the protein product MKNRLVVSISDMKISRRPRDMLVTHSLGSCLGLAAYDPAARVGGLIHCLLPRAVGPNVENPYMYVNVGVPLMIRKLASMGCAKEGLVFKAAGCGRMNLIQNQFDTGAQNMAMLESLFTRNGVVLAAQDVGGTIPRTLMLDVETGKVTITSQGQEWEI
- a CDS encoding HDOD domain-containing protein → MTLRDQIISRMEQLPQMPAPVMRIMAYLSKPDADLGELATAIEYDPGLTVNVLRMANSSFFGGAGGITTVRDALFRLGTRRVVQLVIASGVAPRTQPAVAGYKLNEGELLRHSIAVGTGAEVLARELGLRAPDYTFTAGLLCTIGKIVLGKFLEVDADQLLALSYNENIPFEEAERRLLGIDHAELGAMMLRRWELPAPIVNCVRWYLDPAAAPAEERDDALDLIHVGHVMATMAGIGQGLEGMRSTVCQECFDRLKLTQDAMIASMAQVVNALAEIEVILSRTGA
- a CDS encoding acetylserotonin O-methyltransferase, with amino-acid sequence MAFSDTSPGDLLQASGCYWQTCALHAGAMLDVFSPLAEGPLAAAPLAARLGCDARALGMLLDALCAMGLLDKDAEAYSLQGAAARYLVKSSPDYIGFIIRHHHRLMASWARLPEAVRTGMPIRRSDSAKEEGREDFLMGMYNLASAIAPGLAKSLDLGGAATLLDLGGGPGTYAAHFCLANPGLRATVYDLPTSEAFAREVAARHGVGDRVGFVAGDYLEDEIPGGFDVAWLSQILHAQTPEECGTIIAKAARALRPGGLLFIHEFLLDDAMDGPLFPALFSLNMLLGTQGGQSYSEGQLRAMLAAAGFTDVTRLDFRGPNDSGVLRAVAG
- a CDS encoding metallophosphoesterase family protein → MTMNRRGFIKTAGVGGALLLTYPGSGVLAAAGADQGFSFVQFADTHVGYANPSVNPDASVSLRKGVDWVNAMTPPPDFVVFTGDLTHTTDDPLERRRRLTEFKRIAGGLKVKSVYFLPGEHDAALDWGEAYKEILGKTHYMFQHKGVHFLAVDNVSDPAGSVGEAQLAWIAAELARIPKTDPLVVLTHRPLFDLLPEWDWATKDSAKVLALLESHPHVTVLYGHIHQEHHQQTGHIGQHAGMSTAYLLPAPGSVPKKAPVPWDASAPYKGMGARTVQAGVTKPVPTFTEKPMAGM
- a CDS encoding cupredoxin domain-containing protein; this translates as MRRPSLLRCAAALLLAFWAALPASPAWAQGTEEVVRITAKRFDFAPAEIVLTKGRPVVLELTSADRLHGFKCPALGIRVDVEPGKVTRVPLTPDKAGSFPFVCDVFCGEGHDEMSGVIVVKE
- a CDS encoding HD domain-containing protein, with the protein product MSNVRKSLLQLIFTGSSMQRWNDKLRPTELMEVDKQAHKMMVAWVLFLLNTRGMPAEERVELGARIVEGGIFDYLYRLIITDIKPPIFYRIKANPAHYRQLTDWVFSELEPRVRSLGEPFWDRLQAYLRSTEEDSLDRRILSAAHLYASGWEYNLIKSMNRQDTELMDIEESFRNGLKKNADLAGVSDLLEGLFGQGRTPVGHFAQVCGQLRFQKRWSQTPRIPETSVLGHMFIVACYAYFFSLSIGACPARAQNNFFGGLFHDLPELLTRDIISPVKQSVETIGDLIKEYEELELERVILEPLRRGGFPDLVDRLSFFLGLSVGSEFQACATLDGEVQRVSANELQAFYNADQYDPKDGDLLKVCDSLAAFLEAYTALRNGIASDQLQQGLWRIRSKYSSWVLFGQVHVGALLADFD
- the rplM gene encoding 50S ribosomal protein L13, yielding MKTYSPSSKEITRDWVIVDASEQVLGRLASMIAGRLRGKHKPEFAPHMDAGDFVVVVNCEKVQVTGRKLDQKMYYRHSGWIGGLKETVLKDMMATKPDQVLIKAVKGMLPKNRLGRAMLKKLKVYAGSEHPHTAQQPKPLA
- the rpsI gene encoding 30S ribosomal protein S9 → MSTDFFYGTGRRKTAVARTRLVPGNGQITVNGRAIDEYFPRSVLQGIIRQPFALTKTLGKFDVNATLDGGGMSGQAEALRHGISRALLQVDAELRPVLKKAGLLTRDARSKERKKYGQRGARARFQYSKR
- a CDS encoding radical SAM protein, with the translated sequence MASDKPTPKLVFADKAGNIYDHPELDMLVRRGDQLGLPRPDELTPLPPESELFLLPGRSALGFDPESGEVEEMEELAVAAFVSPGHTVSGVTAYKARPGAPVLPLFAYAAVGFAAGRFYVCAKRVDQDQRQVFSSVKKDRITKGARMLMSRFPKNRLLGHLSNCALNYCCPAARNLALGRFEAPLPTSQACNARCVGCLSLQDESSGFPSTQNRITFRPTPQEVAEVMAVHSEREPRPILSFGQGCEGEPLTEAPLLAEATRLYRAGGGKGTVNVNTNGSRPEVVEELKAAGFDSMRVSMVSARKPLYEAYTRPQGYAFEQVAETVARAKQAGLWVSLNFLYHPGVSDTEDELEALGALIEGSRADFVQLRNLNLDPDVYKGVVTDSGVGYGASMGLAHFMKRLRKRCPWLKFGYFNPYLVDGKMPGSEPAAG
- a CDS encoding GIY-YIG nuclease family protein, encoding MDWAVYLLRCSDGTLYCGVTRDVERRLAEHNGLRAGGAKYTMSRRPVELVAAVPASDRAEALRLELRVKRMRRADKLAFFTRGVPAAETSG
- the purM gene encoding phosphoribosylformylglycinamidine cyclo-ligase, producing MSDRAEAYRRAGVDIVAASNLVDRIKPLAQATFNKGVITDIGGFGGLFKLDLQNMEEPVLVSSTDGVGTKLLLSFEFEGHSTVGIDLVAMSVNDILVQGAKPLFFLDYFATGKLDVAVAERVIKGVAHGCSEAGCALLGGETAEMPDFYPPGHYDLAGFCVGIVDNAKIVDGSSIGIGDSVIGITSSGPHSNGYSLIRKVLAESGLTGADLLPGASQTVAEALLAPTRIYVKSVLNILRDFPVKGMCHITGGGFYENIPRILPRGVAAHLNMAGWHVAPVFKWLKEAGGLSWGEMLQTFNCGVGYVMVVDKALEEDVLNRLKALHEQAWKIGEIVKLAGPDSERVVVEVPAEGGAC